The Leptolyngbya iicbica LK DNA window GCGAAAAGCCAGGATTTTGGGTCAAATCGTGGGAGGCAAATACGACCTGAGCCCGCAGAAACTTTTTGATGCGGTAGCTTGACCCTTCGAGTTTCAAGAAGCGATCGAGCCGCTCAGCCCCTACATCCCGCCCAATCGTGGGGGGATAAACGCCCTGTGACGCAATGAGTAAAGCTTCTTCGTCAATATCGGTGGCAAAGAGTTTAACCGGGTGAGGTTTGCCCAGTTGCTCCATCACTTCATGAACGACGATCGCGAGGGAATAGACCTCTTCGCCTGTCGAACAGGCGGCGACCCAGAGCCGCAGGGGTTGCTCGGGCTGCAAGGACTCAATGAGTCTGGGCAATACTTCTTGCTGCAGACGTGACCACATTTCGGGATCGCGAAAAAACCGAGTAGCGCCAATCAACAGATCTTGTCGCAGATTTTTGACCTCTTCTGGAGTGGCAGCCAGATAGGTCAAATACTCTTCAACGGAGCTGGCCTTTGAGAGCAATAAGCGATGGACGATGCGCCGATGTAGGGTGGCGATTTTGTACTGCGAAAAGTCAATATTCTCCTGCTCCTGCAAGAGGTCTAAAATGCGGGTCAGTTGCTCGTCCGGGAGTAGGGGGGCCGCATCGGTCGTTAGGGCTGCCTGGGTCGCGGTGTAGCGAATGATTTCACAAACGGCCTGGGCTAACTCTTCGGGGGAGAGAATTTCATCCACCAGCCCAGAACTGATTGGGTTGCTTGGCATCGCGCCAAATTGAGCCGTTTCTTGCGACTGCACTAGCGCAATGCCTCCTGCCCGGCTAATGGCCTTCAGTCCCTCGGTGCCATCGCTCCCGGTGCCGGACAGCAAGATGCCAATAGTGCGATCGCCCCGCTCTTGCGCCAAGCTCAAAAAGAACTGGTCAATGGGGTAATCGTTTGCCCCGCCGGAACGTTCTTCGAGCCATAGCTGCTGCCCTTGCAGGCTCACCATCATCCCTGGTGGCAGCACGTACACCTGATTTAGCTCCAGCACCATCCCATCTTCAATGACGCTGACGGGCAGTTGAGTATGCCGCTGCAACAGTTCCACCATTAAGCTGCGAAAATCGGGCGAGAGATGCTGCACCACCACAAAGGCCGCGCCGGGTTCCGGCGGCAGACTGCCAAAGAAGCTTTCTAGCGCTTGCAAGCCCCCTGCTGACGCCCCAATGCCCACTAGAAAACTCGATGCAGGGAAGTCTTCATGAAATGGAGAATGCTCGCTATGGCAGGAATCGATCATTAATGGTTGCTGTTGGAATCGGAGAGAAAACGATAAGGGGACGACTCACGTCGTGCTGTGAGTGGTGTATCTGGCATTGATGAGACTCTGCACCGCGATTACTTACCATATATCCCAAATCCGTTAGTCGGCTGAAGCAGTTTGCTCAATTAGCGCCTAAGAAGGCGAAATTCTACATATATTTCAATGAAAATAGTTGATGAAGCCGTAATTTTGCTTCTCATTCCTACCGTTACTAAAGCCAACAACCTGGACTAAGCGACAAGATGTATCGCCGTTATTGCTGACTGACTGGCGGCAACAGTGGAGTGTTTGGCAAATCTGGAGACCTGTCAAAACAGGAATCATCCCTTGGCGTTGAGGGTTAGCGATCGCCACCGCAAGTTAAACACTTCATGAAGTAGCGACAGCTTAAGGCCGCCACAGCTAGTATGGGGATGATTCGAGAGGCTGCAATCGGCGTTGTGAGACTATCCAGGTTGACGCCAGTGTCGTCCCTCATTGCGTCGCGATAGTCGCAGGAGCCTGCAGTTGATCGCCGCTTTTCTCCGCCTGTTTATGCACAGTGGAGAACCTCTAACGATTATGTGTAACCCTTATGACCTTGATGAAAGCCTTACCCGAAAAGCAGTCAGCTGACAGCTTAGTCGTCACCCAAGCGTTTTGTCGTTTGATGCTACAAATTAGCCTGCTCGCCATCCCGGTTTATTTAGGGCTATTGATGATAGCTATACCCTTTGATGTGGATGCTGGCAAGCTCAAAGGCGTCGCCCTGAGCATCCCGGCGGTGATTTTCTTGTTTGCCGCGATCGCCTACGCAGTGGGTTTTCTCACTACTTTGCCCGATGCCCAACCCGATGCATTCGACGGCTTTGTCCACAGTCGCCGCCGAATTTACCGCCGCAAGATGAAGATGGTCATGATCGGGTCAGGCATCTTTGCGTTAGGTGTGACCGTCGGAACATTGGTGCTCATCAAAGCGCATCTGTAAGTAGAGTGCTACTCGTTTCATTGCATCGGCGGGCAGAAGTCCATTCCTGCCGACATAATTCCTTCCGACATAAGAGGTTTGGTCTGCTCACCACTGCCAGATCATCAAGCTAAATGCTCGCGCAACCGGACTCACAGTGCCAGTCGAGCGTGAGCAGCGCGAAAATCAACTAACAGTGCCCAGTAGAGCCACTTGCTGGCATAAAATCACGCGCCTGCAGCTGGGATCAAACTCTACTTGATGTTGGGCGACCAATTCCATAAGCGCTTCGCTGACGGGGGTGAGGACTTCACACAGTGGACATCCCAAGTCTTGAGCAATTTCTTGGGCGAGGTCAATAATCGTGTAGGAATGGGCCTTTAGGCGCTTGGGAAGTTCTTGCCTTAGGGCGATCGCGAGAGGAGATTCGCAGAAATACCTCATGAGCATTTATACCTAATCCGTCTATCCCCATTACGCTCGATTCGGCGCGATCGCGGGGCATTCTTTGCGAGGCCAGCAAAAATCTATGCAAAACTCAATTTCGCTTCTTGCGCGGTTACTGATGGCTCAGCTAACTGGGCGCTGATGCCAACCTTTCACTGGCCTGACTTCTAGCGATAGCAGTCCGCAGTAAGATGCCAACAGGCAGCCCCTTGTTCCGCAACATGGGGATGTACGGAGCTATCTATGCGGCGCTATAGCATCCGCCAAGTCCCTTTTGCCCAGGGCGGCAGTATTGAGGCCACACCGACTGCATCCCTCAATACTGCCGTCTATCAGGCCGAGGTCAAATCACGCTAGCAACTGAGAAGTCCCTGGGAGTGACCGTGACAAAACTCAATGCTCGCCTCATTGCCGACGGTGTTAAGGTGAAAGGCCATCGGTTTTAGCGAAGAGCAGTCGCTAAAGGAAACGGGGAAAGTGCAGTGCAAATCTGCCGCTGTCCCGCAGCTGTGAACCGGTTTGGGAGATGCGATTTGCGGCCAATCAGTTTGGGTGGGATGGACACCTAAACGAACAGCCAAAATCAGTCATTCCCAGTCGCGTAAGTCAGAATGCCCGCCGATGATCACAACCTGTTGTGTATTCGTCTGCGAGGTACGGATGGATTTACGTGTTCAGTCCTTGAGGGAGTTCAAGGCAAGCTTTGAGTCATCGCAATATGGGCGGGTGGCGGGCGCGATCGCCCCACCTAATTTGGCCCGGTCGCTTGCGGCAGTGATCAAATATAGACGCGCAGGCAGTGCCCTCGGCTTTGTCGGTGAGTCCTGGAGCACTTTTGGGCGAGTGGAGCCAGCATGACGGGGCTTGATGCCCGGTCGGGAGGCTGCTGCCCATCAGCCAACTAAGCGTTCTGGAAGAACGCGAATGCTGCTGATTTTTTGTCCTGTTTGACGATTGGAAATGTCTGAAACAACGTTGATGGTGTGCGCCTTGTGTCGTTTTTCTGCACAAGAGCGTAGTCGTAATGGTGTGGCTGGTGGTCAGTATTTGATCGACCAGTTGCGCCAAGCTCTGGCCTCACGGCAACTACAAGATGCGGTCAAGATCGAGCCTTTACGCTGTATGGCGGGATGTCACCAGCCCTGCAATGTGTCAATCGCGGCACCGGGTAAGCTGACATTTATTTTCAGTGGCGTTGCCCCCACCACTGGCGCAGCTTCAGTCTCAGAGTTTTGCCAGCAATATGCTGCGACGACCGATGGGCGGGTGCCCTATGGCGATCGCTCGCTTGCCATCCGGCGGGCAACTGCCTTTGTGCTGCCCCCACTCCCCACTCCTTAGGGACAATCAGCTCTATTTACTGACAAATGGCCATCGCTAGATCCTGATCAAGTTAAGCTGTGGCTGAAGGGTGTTGAGACTCGCTGACGTCATCACGGGAACTCAGATGTTGCCCTCACAGTTATGCACGGCCCTGTACCGATATCTGCGCCATCAATGGCGTTGGCTCATCATGATGGGGCTCGCCACTAGTTGGACGATGGGCCTGGGGACGACTGCTACCGCCGATTACACTCGCTATGCGTCCCCTGAGGCAGCCCCACAGCCGGTCATTACCCGAGGCATTGGGGTCGAGGCCCGCATTCAAGCCATCGAACAAACCTGGGAAGCAGACTATACCGCTTTTCTCCGCAGTCCATCAGGGTTGCAACCGTTGGATGGGGCCGATGTGGCGGCGACCCTGGCGGAGCTCAATACCCAGACGGGGCATCGGCTGGGGTTGGTTTATATCGTGCCGGAGAGCGATGGATTAGAGTTGGTGCTTGCGAGTCCTGATGCGGCAGCGGTGCAATATCGTCTAGAGGTGCCGCGATCGCGCTTCGAGGCCGAGGTGGATAATTTACAGCGGCAGATTTTGCGGCCCAATTCTGATCGGTATCTGGCTCCGGCTCAGCAGCTATATCAGTGGCTGATCGCGCCCATGGAGGCGGATTTGGGCGACCGACGAATTGACACGCTGGTCTTTTGTGTGGGAGAGCGAGTGCGATCGCTGCCCTTAGCGGCTCTCCACGATGGACAACAATTCCTGGCAGAAAAGTATGACTTGGGCCTGATTCCCGCCCTGACGCTGACGGATCCGCAGTTTCGGGCGCTGCGTCAGGTGGATGTGTTGGCGATGGGGGCGAGTGAATTCAATCGGTTGGCGGACTTGCCAGCGGTCTCGGTGGAACTATCGACCGTGGCGGACGAGTTGTGGCCTGGGGTCATTCATCTCAATGCGGACTTTACCAAGCAAGTGTTGCAACGCGAGTTGGCGCAGGCCCAGTATGAAATTGTGCATCTGGCGACCCATGCCGAGTTTCAGGAAGGGGCTGCCGACCAATCATTTATTCAGCTCTGGCAAGATGAGCAGCTCAATTTGCTAGAGCTCCGCGACCTGGATTGGCAAACGTTGCCCGTTGAATTGCTGGTACTGAGCGCATGTCAGACGGCGTTGGGCAATCCGCAGGCGGAGTTGGGGTTTGCCGGGTTGGCGTATCAAACCGGGGTGCGATCGGCGCTAGCCAGTTTGTGGTCGGTGAGTGATGTGGGCACGCTGGCGCTGATGCGAGAGTTTTATGGACAACTGGCCCAAGCTCAAGGGGAAACGAAAGCAGCGGTGTTGGGCTCAACGCAGCGGGCCATGATTCACGGCGAGGTGACGCTGACGGAGACGCAACTGGTGAACTCTAGCGGACAGGCGATCGCCCTGCCTCTCAGTCTGCAAGCCCAAGTGGCCGATATTGACCTGTCGCATCCGTT harbors:
- a CDS encoding CHAT domain-containing protein translates to MLPSQLCTALYRYLRHQWRWLIMMGLATSWTMGLGTTATADYTRYASPEAAPQPVITRGIGVEARIQAIEQTWEADYTAFLRSPSGLQPLDGADVAATLAELNTQTGHRLGLVYIVPESDGLELVLASPDAAAVQYRLEVPRSRFEAEVDNLQRQILRPNSDRYLAPAQQLYQWLIAPMEADLGDRRIDTLVFCVGERVRSLPLAALHDGQQFLAEKYDLGLIPALTLTDPQFRALRQVDVLAMGASEFNRLADLPAVSVELSTVADELWPGVIHLNADFTKQVLQRELAQAQYEIVHLATHAEFQEGAADQSFIQLWQDEQLNLLELRDLDWQTLPVELLVLSACQTALGNPQAELGFAGLAYQTGVRSALASLWSVSDVGTLALMREFYGQLAQAQGETKAAVLGSTQRAMIHGEVTLTETQLVNSSGQAIALPLSLQAQVADIDLSHPFYWSAFVLVGAPW
- a CDS encoding DUF1636 family protein, with the translated sequence MSETTLMVCALCRFSAQERSRNGVAGGQYLIDQLRQALASRQLQDAVKIEPLRCMAGCHQPCNVSIAAPGKLTFIFSGVAPTTGAASVSEFCQQYAATTDGRVPYGDRSLAIRRATAFVLPPLPTP